GCAGAAGTTAATGGTGCACGCATCGGTCGCATTCGTACCTTCGTTAAGAAGGTCGAGGCTGCGCTGAACGTTGGCGACAAAGATGCTGCTCTGGCTGCGCTGAAAATTGCAGAGCCGGAAATGGCGCGTGGCGCGCAGCTCGGCGTTCTGCATAAGAACACCGTCGCTCGCAAGGTCTCGCGTCTGACCGCTCGCGTCAAAGCGCTCTAATTTATCCCTTACGGGATGGCGAGTCGAAGGCCGTGCTTGTAGCACGGCCTTTTCGCTGCCCGGATTTCGTCGAATCACCTTTTGTTCCTTGGTTGCGGCATCGCAAAAAACCGCACAAACAAAGGACTGTTTTGGTGCCGAAATCCTTTTAACGTTCTGTTAAAGATCGCCTTGCCTGATGTGGATCGCATCAGTACAGTGTTTTGACTTCGCTGGCCG
The Thalassospira xiamenensis M-5 = DSM 17429 DNA segment above includes these coding regions:
- the rpsT gene encoding 30S ribosomal protein S20, whose protein sequence is MAHHKSAKKRIRRNAARAEVNGARIGRIRTFVKKVEAALNVGDKDAALAALKIAEPEMARGAQLGVLHKNTVARKVSRLTARVKAL